The Oscillatoria acuminata PCC 6304 genomic interval GTAGGGGCGTATTGCATACGCCCTCCGGAGGGCGTATGCAATACGCCCCTACATAGATGGGGCTACTCCGTTGATCTACGAACGAACGTTTTGGAGATTTTATTTTTTGGAGTTCCCTTAGGGAGAAGACACTGGGTTTCTTGACCAAATCTCTGCTGACTTTGCCACAAAGAAAGGTTCAGAAACCCAGTGTCTTGTGGTTTCTTGGTTGAAGTTTTGTTAGCTTCCCAGTTGGCGCGATCGCTCGGTAGCGGCTTGTACAGCTTCAATACAGGCGGACCGAAATCCCGCTTTTTCTAATTGAGCAACTCCGGCAATGGTGGTGCCTCCGGGACTGGTAACTCGGTCTTTCAGTTCTGCCGGGTGCAGTTGAGTCTCTTGCATCAGAGTCGCCGTTCCCAATACAGTTTGTAAGGCGAGTTGGGCGGCAATGGGGCGGGGTAGACCAGCACGAACGCCGCCATCTGTCAAGGCTTCGATAAAAATTGCGACATAAGCGGGTCCGGAACCGGAGAGGCCGGTGACGGCATCCATCAGGGACTCGGGAACCTGGACCACATCCCCCACGGCTTGTAACACGGTTTTGGCCCGGTCGAGGTGTTCCGGTTGGACCTGAGTTCCCGGGGCGATCGCCGTAATCCCAGCACCAACCGTCGCCGGTGTATTCGGCATGGAACGGACAATCGGTACACCGGGAAAAGCCCGTTCTAATTTACTTAAGGGGACTCCGGCTAAAATGGACAAGATCACGGGTATTTGTCCATTCTGGCCGGGGGACGGTAAGGCAGCGCTGACAGACTCGAAGACTTGGGGTTTGATAGCGAGGAGCAAGACTTCCGTTGCTGCCGCCACCTTTGCATTGTCTCCAGTGACTCCGACCCCATACTGTTTCGCTAAAAACTCGCGTCGCTGCTGCATGGGATCGCTAATCAGAATGTCCCCAGGCTGGTAAGCGGCACGAGCAATTAGGCGGGATAGGAGCGCTTCTCCCATGACCCCGCCTCCAATAATTCCTAGTTTTACCAACAACGGTCGTTAATTTCCTGTGAAGGGTGTAAG includes:
- the proC gene encoding pyrroline-5-carboxylate reductase produces the protein MGEALLSRLIARAAYQPGDILISDPMQQRREFLAKQYGVGVTGDNAKVAAATEVLLLAIKPQVFESVSAALPSPGQNGQIPVILSILAGVPLSKLERAFPGVPIVRSMPNTPATVGAGITAIAPGTQVQPEHLDRAKTVLQAVGDVVQVPESLMDAVTGLSGSGPAYVAIFIEALTDGGVRAGLPRPIAAQLALQTVLGTATLMQETQLHPAELKDRVTSPGGTTIAGVAQLEKAGFRSACIEAVQAATERSRQLGS